The following are encoded together in the Ictidomys tridecemlineatus isolate mIctTri1 chromosome X, mIctTri1.hap1, whole genome shotgun sequence genome:
- the Maged2 gene encoding melanoma-associated antigen D2, translated as MSDTSKSGAGPARFQAKASEKNSSSTMQTLLTVTQNLEVSETPKGSEAAKVSKASGVSKATEVSKATEISKASKAQESATTKASPTTTKLTDAQVLAAEKKSPAADTKTQNADLQAVTVPATETKKASCVADTKVNTKALETETATSQAPADEPEPEGAAAQVQENQDTRPKVKAKKARKVKHLDGEEDGNSDQSQASGTTGGRRVSKALMASMARRASRGPIAFWARRASRTRLAAWARRALLSLRSPKARRGKARRRAAKLQSSQEPEAPPPRDVALLQGRANDLVKYLLSKDQTKIPIKRSDMLKDIIKEYTDVYPEIIERAGYSLEKVFGIQLKEIDKNDHLYILLSTLEPTDAGILGTTKDSPKLGLLMVLLSIIFMNGNRSSEAVIWEVLRKLGLRPGIHHSLFGDVKKLITDEFVKQKYLDYARVPNSNPPEYEFFWGLRSYYETSKMKVLKFACKVQKKDPKEWAAQYREAMEADLKAAAEAAAEAKARAEIRARMGIGLGSENAAGPCNWDEADIGPWAKARIQAGAEAKAKAQESGGASAAASTSTGTGAGASASASGGFSASASLTATLTFGLFAGLGGAGASTSSSSGACGFSYK; from the exons ATGTCTGACACAAGCAAGAGTGGTGCGGGTCCAGCTCGCTTCCAG GCAAAAGCCTCAGAAAAGAACAGTAGCTCCACGATGCAGACCCTGTTAACAGTGACCCAGAACTTGGAGGTCTCAGAGACACCAAAGGGCTCAGAGGCTGCAAAGGTCTCAAAAGCCTCAGGGGTCTCAAAGGCTACAGAGGTCTCAAAGGCTACAGAGATCTCAAAGGCCTCAAAGGCTCAGGAGTCAGCTACCACCAAGGCCTCACCTACTACCACCAAGCTGACTGATGCTCAGGTTCTGGCAGCTGAAAAGAAGAGTCCAGCAGCTGACACCAAGACACAGAATGCTGACCTGCAGGCTGTGACAGTACCTGCCACTGAGACCAAAAAGGCCAGCTGTGTAGCTGATACAAAGGTCAATACAaaggctctggagactgagactgCTACCTCTCAGGCTCCAGCAGATGAACCTGAGCCTGAGGGTGCAGCTGCCCAGGTTCAGGAGAATCAGGATACTCGACCCAAGGTCAAGGCCAAGAAAGCCCGAAAG GTGAAACATCTGGATGGGGAAGAGGATGGCAACAGTGATCAAAGTCAGGCTTCTGGAACCACAGGTGGTCGAAGGGTCTCAAAGGCCCTAATGGCCTCAATGGCCCGCAGGGCCTCAAGGGGTCCCATAGCCTTTTGGGCCCGTAGGGCATCAAGAACTCGGTTGGCTGCTTGGGCCCGGAGAGCATTGCTCTCACTGAGGTCACCTAAAGCCCGCAGGGGCAAGGCCCGGCGTAGAGCTGCCAAGCTCCAGTCATCCCAGGAGCCTGAAGCACCACCACCTCGTGATGTTGCCCTTTTGCAAGGGAGG gcAAATGATTTGGTGAAGTACCTATTATCTAAAGACCAAACAAAGATTCCCATCAAACGCTCAG ACATGCTGAAGGACATCATCAAAGAATATACTGATGTGTACCCTGAAATCATTGAACGAGCAGGCTATTCATTGGAGAAG GTATTTGGGATTCAGTTGAAGGAAATTGATAAGAATGACCACTTGTACATTCTTCTCAGCACCTTAGAACCCACAGATGCAGGAATACTGGGAAC GACCAAGGACTCACCCAAGCTGGGTCTCCTCATGGTGCTTCTTAGCATCATCTTCATGAATGGAAATAGGTCCAGTGAGG CTGTCATCTGGGAGGTGCTACGCAAGTTGGGGCTGCGCCCTGG GATACATCACTCACTCTTTGGGGATGTGAAGAAGCTCATTACTGATGAGTTTGTGAAGCAGAA GTACCTGGACTATGCCAGAGTCCCCAATAGCAATCCCCCTGAGTATGAGTTCTTTTGGGGCCTGCGCTCCTACTATGAGACCAGCAAGATGAAAGTCCTGAAATTTGCCTGCAAG gTACAAAAGAAGGATCCCAAGGAATGGGCAGCTCAGTACCGTGAGGCAATGGAAGCAGATTTGAAGGCTGCAGCTGAGGCTGCAGCTGAAGCCAAGGCGAGGGCTGAGATTAGAGCCCGAATGGGCATTGGCCTTGGCTCTGAGAATGCTGCTGGGCCCTGCAACTGGGATGAAGCTGATATTGGACCCTGGGCCAAAGCCCGGATCCAGGCGGGAGCTGAAGCTAAAGCCAAAGCCCAAGAGAGTGGTGGTGCTAGTGCTGCTGCCAGTACCAGTACCGGTACCGGTGCTGGTGCCAGTGCCAGTGCCAGTGGTGGTTTCAGTGCCAGTGCTAGCCTGACTGCCACTCTCACATTTGGGCTCTTTGCTGGCCTTGGTGGAGCTGGTGCCAGTACCAGTAGCAGTTCTGGTGCCTGTGGTTTCTCCTACAAGTGA